The Arachis ipaensis cultivar K30076 chromosome B07, Araip1.1, whole genome shotgun sequence genome includes a window with the following:
- the LOC110264382 gene encoding wall-associated receptor kinase-like 6, with the protein MGSQLHLLHIVLVLVWILCGAADAVTQPNSNCTKRCGSVEIPFPFGTDESCSLDTSFLISCNHTSTPYLPHNNATVLSISLDDGEMRVSAAVARGCYDVNGTRINETSYDKIFNLTHFGFS; encoded by the coding sequence atggGTTCACAGCTACATCTGCTGCatattgttcttgttcttgtttggaTTCTTTGTGGTGCAGCAGATGCAGTAACTCAACCAAACTCAAATTGCACAAAACGCTGTGGCTCCGTCGAAATTCCGTTCCCATTTGGCACCGACGAGAGCTGTTCCCTCGACACCTCCTTCCTCATCTCTTGCAACCACACTTCAACCCCATACTTGCCTCACAACAACGCAACCGTGCTGAGCATCTCGCTCGACGACGGCGAAATGCGCGTTTCAGCAGCAGTAGCTAGAGGCTGCTACGACGTCAACGGCACGCGAATCAACGAAACCAGTTACGATAAGATCTTCAACTTGACACACTTCGGCTTCTCATAG